CTCTTGAAGGCGGAACAAATATCATCCCAATCGGTATACCGGAATATGGATGCGGATTTCGGTACCTAGAAAGCTATCAATTGAATTTAAACCCGAATATCCGCGGAAATTTTGGGTATCTAGCGGTTGATGGTAGAGGGGCCTCGAATCTTAAAGACGGCATAATTAATGGTATTAAGTTATCAATTGGAGAAACGGTGTTAACAGAGCCTGGTGGTAAGGTAGGACCAGTTAGCCAAGCGATCTCAACAAGAATTGCCGCGGATAATGGAAAAGCCAAGTGTTCTGTTGCAAGTACTGCAGATAATAGTTGCAAACGTGTTGTATATGTTCCGATTGTAGATGGATTTCCAAATGTTAATGGAAGGTCAAGTGTAACGATTGTTGGGTTCGCTGCTTTTTGGTTGGAAGAGATCCAAAATAAAATCATTTACGGGAAATTTATCAAAGCGGTTGAATCAGGTGAGATTGGAGAGACGGGCACAGATGACTTTGGTTTATATGCCGTTAAACTTGTAAATTAAATGTCACTAAACAGGGAGGACTTATGAAAACAAAACAAATTTGGCTTACTGCAATCGTTTTTGGATTATTTGCAGCTGGCGTTCTCTATTTTTCTATCTTTAAAGAAGCTCAACCTGCTGCTACAACAGTAAAAGATGAACAAAAGCAAGATGAAGTTAAAGCGTCTGAAGAAAAGCCTAAAGTGAACGCAACAACGGTAACGCAACAGAAGTTAACGATTAGTGAAGGAAAGCGTGCGATCTCTGTAGATGTCAAATTCGATCAAGGTGTTTCTGGAAACATCACAGTTGGATCCTATGTTGATGTCGTATATGTATCAAGTTCCTTAGGAGAGCACCCAGACGCTGAAAATTCAAAGAAAGATGAAGCTAAACTGCTTTTACAAAATATTAAAGTACTAGCGATTGGACATGCTGCTGATTCTGAACAGGAAGCAATTCGGTATCAGACTGTTACGTTCGAAGTTACCCCACAACAAGGACTCACTCTCGGTTTTGCTACAAGAGGGGAACTACATTTAATGCTTCGTACGAAAGGTGATCAAAAGATTGAAAAAGAAAAACTCACAATTACAGAAGGCAAGTAAAAAGGGGTGAAAGTAATGGATTATAAATTTCTCGGACTGGTCAATGACTTGGAACTGGTCAAAAAGATTGATGATCAGATGCAATCTGAACAAATCAGGACCAATTGGTACACATCTATCGGGGAGTTTTGGCAATCAGTAGAAAGAGAGTCACAAGCCATCCTAATTATCACTGAAACTTCTTTCTATAACGTGTATGACTTTTGTAAAGAACTGTCGTTGAGCTTTCCGAAACATCAAATTATTTTATTAGTAGAGGAAAGTGAATACGACGTGAAACGAGCGTTGAAATCAGGCGCAAATGACATACTCTTATTCAATAAAGCAGAATCAGAAATTGTCCGTACCATCCATGAAATCAAAAGAGATCAAAGCTTGAAGGAGAAGAAAGGTACAGACACGGTAGATTCGGATGTACCTAATAAACATGCTAGGTATATTTCAGTCTCGAGTACAAAAGGTGGTATTGGAAAATCAACACTATCTGTAAACCTTGCAAGTGAATATGCAAAAAACGGTAGCCGTGTCGCATTAATTGATTTGGACTTACAATTCGGTGATGTTGCTCTTATCTTAGATGTTAAACCAAAACGTACAATTTATGACTGGGTGAAAGAAGGTTATGGCCGCTCGATCGGAGTTGAAAGATTTATGCTTGAGCATTCATCAGGCGTGAAAGTTTTGCCCTCACCTGTAAGACCTGAATTTGCTGAAGTCATCAATGAAGAGCATATCAAAGAAGTCTTAGACGAGCTGAAAACTAGTTTTGATATCGTTATTATTGATACGCCTCCAGGACTCCCAGAAACTACGTTAACTGCACTCGAAGCTTCTGACCAAGTCGTTGTCTTAACTTATATGGATTTGCCTACTCTAAAGAATACGAAGCTATTCTTAGAAACATTAGAATCTCTTGAATTGAAAGAAAGAATTAAGATTGTTTTGAATAAAGTTTCGAAAGTGAAGGGTATTAAACCTGACTCAGTAGAAAAAATTCTAGGTATGAGTGTAAATGCAAGATTACCAGAACAAAACAAGGTTGTTCTACCTTCTCTAAATATGGGCATTCCTTATGTCGTTAGTCATCCAAAGTCGATGGTGTCAAAAAGTGTGAAGAAGTTAGCCGATT
This Pseudalkalibacillus berkeleyi DNA region includes the following protein-coding sequences:
- a CDS encoding Tad domain-containing protein: MKKIKQLPLQNEHGSVIVFISLGLVILFGIAAIAIDGGRLYFEKSKVQSAVDAAVLAGAQQIPISSAAAVTTAIEVASDNGYSLLPSDIKVEGKFISATITQAAPMTFAKVLGFHTVNVPAKAKARIGPLEGGTNIIPIGIPEYGCGFRYLESYQLNLNPNIRGNFGYLAVDGRGASNLKDGIINGIKLSIGETVLTEPGGKVGPVSQAISTRIAADNGKAKCSVASTADNSCKRVVYVPIVDGFPNVNGRSSVTIVGFAAFWLEEIQNKIIYGKFIKAVESGEIGETGTDDFGLYAVKLVN
- the cpaB gene encoding Flp pilus assembly protein CpaB yields the protein MKTKQIWLTAIVFGLFAAGVLYFSIFKEAQPAATTVKDEQKQDEVKASEEKPKVNATTVTQQKLTISEGKRAISVDVKFDQGVSGNITVGSYVDVVYVSSSLGEHPDAENSKKDEAKLLLQNIKVLAIGHAADSEQEAIRYQTVTFEVTPQQGLTLGFATRGELHLMLRTKGDQKIEKEKLTITEGK
- a CDS encoding AAA family ATPase; this encodes MDYKFLGLVNDLELVKKIDDQMQSEQIRTNWYTSIGEFWQSVERESQAILIITETSFYNVYDFCKELSLSFPKHQIILLVEESEYDVKRALKSGANDILLFNKAESEIVRTIHEIKRDQSLKEKKGTDTVDSDVPNKHARYISVSSTKGGIGKSTLSVNLASEYAKNGSRVALIDLDLQFGDVALILDVKPKRTIYDWVKEGYGRSIGVERFMLEHSSGVKVLPSPVRPEFAEVINEEHIKEVLDELKTSFDIVIIDTPPGLPETTLTALEASDQVVVLTYMDLPTLKNTKLFLETLESLELKERIKIVLNKVSKVKGIKPDSVEKILGMSVNARLPEQNKVVLPSLNMGIPYVVSHPKSMVSKSVKKLADLLIPRGIVRNKSPKSFLVNIVPKGRRRVS